From Macrobrachium nipponense isolate FS-2020 chromosome 6, ASM1510439v2, whole genome shotgun sequence, a single genomic window includes:
- the LOC135216562 gene encoding uncharacterized protein LOC135216562 encodes MQESLQKQEIEKLKLQKEIKDSPVNTEGSDTEGNQVRVKVKGPSIPDFDENKDDIDAYLRRFEVLASAAKWPKGDWAIILSSHLKGAALEVYVRLSPEDALDYNKVSESLMKRFDCTEEGFRVKFRSVKPQKNELVEQFVSRLRHLLKRWIEMSKCEMTCEGLTDLFLIEQFLQSCGRQLQVHLRERLPLSLNRMIELAESYVQAHGGLFHNSRYFSTVRSDRVDLSGEAHPEQTAKPIRCPPSIKCYKCGQVGHKASNCLEYAKGSKKNGHAAAGEVVYWTRKGRKGNFKDPVVDINKEVFENDHTELASVASDMPVEEGILYGNPVKVLRDTGCTTVVARKDLVPVEHFTG; translated from the coding sequence ATGCAAGAATCTTTGCAAAAACAGGAGATTGAGAAATTGAAACtgcaaaaagaaataaaggacTCGCCAGTTAATACCGAAGGTTCCGACACTGAAGGTAACCAGGTaagagtaaaagttaaaggtcCTTCTATTCCTGATTTTGATGAAAACAAAGATGATATTGATGCATATCTTAGGAGGTTTGAAGTTCTTGCTAGTGCAGCCAAGTGGCCTAAAGGGGATTGGGCTATAATTCTAAGTTCACATTTAAAGGGTGCAGCTTTGGAAGTTTACGTTAGACTTTCACCTGAGGATGCTTTGGATTATAATAAGGTTTCTGAATCACTTATGAAAAGATTTGATTGTACTGAGGAAGGTTTCAGAGTAAAGTTTCGGTCAGTTAAACCTCAGAAGAATGAATTAGTTGAACAGTTTGTGTCTAGATTAAGACATCTCTTGAAGAGGTGGATTGAAATGTCAAAGTGTGAAATGACATGTGAAGGCTTAACTGATTTATTTCTTATTGAGCAATTTTTGCAGAGTTGTGGCAGGCAGTTGCAGGTACATCTGAGAGAGCGATTACCATTATCGCTTAACAGAATGATTGAATTAGCAGAAAGTTATGTTCAAGCTCATGGAGGTTTATTTCATAATTCTAGATATTTTTCTACAGTACGTAGTGACAGAGTTGACTTATCCGGGGAAGCGCATCCTGAGCAGACTGCTAAACCCATTCGATGTCCACCCTCTATTAAGTGTTATAAATGTGGACAAGTGGGTCATAAGGCTTCAAATTGTCTAGAATATGCAAAGGGATCCAAGAAAAATGGTCATGCTGCAGCAGGAGAAGTTGTTTATTGGACCAGAAAGGGCCGtaaaggaaattttaaagatCCTGTTGTGGATATAAATAAAGAAGTGTTTGAAAATGATCACACTGAGTTGGCAAGTGTTGCTTCTGATATGCCTGTCGAGGAGGGTATTTTATACGGGAACCCAGTGAAAGTTTTGAGGGACACTGGTTGTACAACTGTCGTAGCCAGAAAAGACTTGGTGCCTGTTGAACATTTTACTGGGTAA